One window from the genome of Nicotiana sylvestris chromosome 9, ASM39365v2, whole genome shotgun sequence encodes:
- the LOC104210651 gene encoding acyltransferase Pun1-like, translating to MAALPLLSSDSLVSIRDKSFIKPSTLTPSTLRFHKLSFVDQAVSNMYIPVAFFYPKPQREESNNSQLSHIADLLQRSLSQTLVSYYPYAGILRDNATVECNDMGAEFLSVKINCPMSEILNHPHATDAESIVFPKDLPWKNNYEGGNLLVAQLSKFDCGGIAISACLSHKIGDGSSVNNFLNDWANVTRDRRLVPSPRFVGDSIFSSLNGPLIAPQIMSNVSECVQKRLIFPAAKLDALRSKIAVESGVENPTRAEVVSALLYKCATKAAAASSSANIQPSKLVHYLNVRTMIKPRLRRSAIGNLVSTFSTAAMQDIELPRLVHNLRKEVEVAYKKDQVDENELVLEIVDSMKKGKLPFEEEDENSTATMYFCSNVCQFPLYSVDFGWGKPERVCLANGPCKNYFFLKDYKTGRGVEARVMLQKQHMSAFECDEELLQFTSS from the exons ATGGCCGCTTTGCCATTATTATCATCAGACTCACTTGTTTCTATTCGTGACAAATCCTTCATCAAACCTTCTACTCTCACCCCTTCTACACTTAGATTTCACAAGCTATCTTTCGTCGATCAAGCCGTCAGTAATATGTATATTCCTGTGGCCTTTTTTTACCCTAAACCGCAAAGAGAAGAGTCAAACAATTCTCAACTTTCCCATATAGCTGATTTGTTGCAGAGATCTCTGTCACAAACTCTAGTCTCTTACTATCCTTATGCAGGAATATTGAGAGACAATGCTACTGTTGAGTGTAATGACATGGGAGCTGAGTTCTTGAGTGTTAAAATAAATTGTCCTATGTCTGAAATCCTTAACCATCCTCATGCAACTGACGCAGAAAGTATAGTTTTTCCAAAGGACTTGCCTTGGAAGAATAATTATGAAGGTGGTAATTTACTTGTGGCTCAATTAAGTAAGTTTGATTGTGGGGGAATAGCCATTAGTGCATGTTTATCGCATAAGATTGGTGATGGTTCCTCTGTGAATAATTTCCTTAATGATTGGGCTAATGTCACTCGTGATCGTAGATTAGTTCCTTCTCCTAGATTTGTAGGAGATTCTATTTTCTCTTCACTAAATGGTCCTCTTATTGCTCCACAAATTATGTCTAATGTCAGTGAGTGCGTACAGAAAAGACTCATTTTTCCAGCCGCCAAATTGGATGCTCTTCGATCTAAG ATAGCAGTTGAATCAGGAGTAGAGAACCCAACAAGGGCTGAAGTTGTTAGTGCACTTCTTTACAAATGTGCAACAAAGGCAGCCGCAGCATCAAGTTCTGCAAATATACAACCATCTAAGTTGGTTCACTACTTAAATGTACGTACGATGATCAAACCTCGTCTACGACGAAGTGCAATTGGAAATCTCGTATCCACGTTCTCCACAGCAGCTATGCAAGATATTGAGTTGCCACGATTGGTTCATAATCTAAGGAAGGAAGTTGAGGTAGCGTACAAGAAAGACCAAGTTGATGAAAATGAACTGGTCTTAGAAATAGTAGATTCCATGAAAAAAGGAAAATTAccatttgaagaagaagatgaaaattcTACTGCTACGATGTATTTTTGCAGCAACGTTTGCCAATTCCCACTCTACAGTGTAGATTTTGGATGGGGAAAACCTGAAAGAGTGTGTCTAGCAAATGGTCCTTGCAAGAATTACTTCTTCTTGAAAGATTACAAAACTGGGCGAGGCGTGGAGGCACGAGTGATGTTACAGAAACAACATATGTCTGCATTTGAATGTGATGAGGAACTTCTACAGTTTACCTCCTCCTAG